From Lytechinus pictus isolate F3 Inbred chromosome 6, Lp3.0, whole genome shotgun sequence, the proteins below share one genomic window:
- the LOC129263702 gene encoding autophagy-related protein 101-like, with protein sequence MNARSQTFELTVEGRQIEEVVLSLFHTLLFHRTTGKFQYKQEGTYSIGTIGMVELDCDYTDFSYIRCDSAELDAFLKKEVSGFRDILKSNDGLHSGQISLEFYEKKKNRWPFPDESIPWEVWTLIINVVTLTNEHERQAYREKLGELLGEKVICVVEAMNRHDYLPKAPNQPLLDTVFNTSFSDVQPYLFKISYQNSGPTNASVGTAVRKLVRDTLAL encoded by the exons ATGAATGCTCGATCACAAACATTTGAATTG ACTGTCGAAGGGAGGCAGATTGAAGAGGTTGTTCTCAGTCTCTTTCACACACTTCTCTTTCATCGAACAACTGGAAAG TTTCAGTACAAGCAGGAAGGGACGTACTCTATTGGCACGATAGGAATGGTGGAACTAGACTGTGACTATACTGACTTCAGCTAT ATCCGATGCGACTCCGCAGAGTTGGATGCTTTCTTGAAGAAAGAGGTCTCTGGTTTCAGGGACATCTTAAAATCAAATGATGGGCTTCACAGTGGACAG ATTTCCTTGGAGTTTTacgagaagaagaagaatcgTTGGCCGTTTCCAGATGAGAGCATACCGTGGGAAGTATGGACGCTAATCATCAACGTTGTTACACTCACTAATGAGCACG AGAGGCAAGCCTACCGTGAGAAGCTTGGCGAGTTACTTGGTGAGAAGGTGATATGCGTAGTAGAAGCTATGAACAGACATGATTATTTACCGAAGGCTCCAAATCAACCACTGCTAGATACAGTCTTCAATACGTCCTTTTCTGATGTACAACCATATCTCTTCAAG ATCAGCTACCAGAACTCTGGACCGACCAATGCTTCAGTTGGAACAGCGGTGAGAAAACTAGTCAGAGACACACTCGCTTTATGA